ttgattaataaagagAGTGGCTTTGGCGGCTAACGAGAATAATGAGATGGAAttgtttcatttcatttattaatattctttttttggAAAGGGAAGGGAACatgccaaaataaaaattataagaaaattggatgttattctttttatatttaggagagttctttttttaaatgtatggACAAATCCTTTGATAATTTATCGATAAGAGGAAAAAAGTGATTCATAGGAAAACtattgtatttataaaattataaaatatcattcctCGCATAATTTGTGAAGGGCTTATGGGCTCAAAGCTTAGCCCCTTCTTCTTCAAATAGGCCTAACATTTTGAAAATGggtttagtttatataattcgactaaatcttttttaataaaattacgtgaatccattttgtttctatataatttatatatatagttgatatattattatataattagataattttaaattaaagataaaataatatttaatcacataataatacattatctatatatataaattgtgtaacAAAATTGGGTATTTTGTTTCCTTCGAATTTTTGATGTAAATGCAATACTAACAAACACCCATTTTGCTATTTTAGTAGGATTTacttatgaaaaattaattggaCTTTAATCTTACTGCGATGGTGCAAatttgttgaataaattgataGCTTGTAAGGTTaaaaacaagttcaaattgaatGAAAGACATTAACTTAAGTGATTTAAAGTGAATGTTATATCCTTCTAATTTTGGAATTTGTTTAGACACAATTAAAGTCATAAAATAACTATTAGACAATTATTGAAtgattcatttaaattaaaataattgtttaaaggTTAAAAGTTTTGTCTATTTAAACCCAAATGACATAtctatttatgaataaatatcgTGTTTACTTATATAGAAATAGTTATAATTATTCCCCGACCACCgtaattgttataatattttttattaaccatTGCAATTGTTCATaatgtttttatcaaattatgtttccattcttatataaaaaagaatcttgatacttttatattattttcataattttataccTTATTTTCTccatataatcatatgattacctatatatctattttgtttatttaaaatatatatgtatatgtaacaATACTTGCACATTATAACGTAGTACTTAAAACGGAACCGTTTTATTAAGTAGCATTACTCTACACCTAATGCTTCCACCCAACCCATGATGGGCTGAGCAAACCCTTCCCCAGTTAACAAAAGAAATTTGTACGCTTGGGCCATTGTTGCaacataaaataagaagaagcaATGTCCAAACCTCCGTAGAGTTTTGTAGTAGGTAAAGGTCAAAATCTCTCAAACGTATATGACATGTTGCGGTAGGTAAAAAGCTGTCCAAATTCATCAAGCCACAGTCCTCAAGTCAAATTGCCATCAACAAACTTTGAGCCCACTTTGGCCCCCACTCACCACCCAATGCCACTCTAACCCACCAACCCAAGTCCTCATTTCCATTTAGGCAATCACCAAACCCTTTGCTTTTTTATTCTaatcacttattttttattcccaATTTTACCCTCCAAAGTTTTTACAATCCCTCATTTCTCCCCCCACCAACCATCCTCACCAACTTATCCAGCTCCTATATCAATGTCAAGATCAACCTTCTGCCTTAGCTTCTCTTAGGCATTCATCAAACAACTCGCCATTTCTCTGCAACTCTAATTCAATAATGGAAGTTCAAGCTAAGTTGCAAGACGACCTCATCGTTTTTCGCTCAAAACTCCCTGATATCTACATCCCAAATCATCTCCCTCTCCATTCATATTGCTTTGAGAATATTGCGCAAGTCGCCTCACGTCCTTGTTTGATCAATGGCTCCACCGGCGACGTCTACACCTACTCCGAAGTAGAAATCACCGCCCGCAAAATCGCTGCCGGTTTAAACAAGCTCGGCATTCAACAGTACGACGTTATAATGTTGCTCCTCCCTAACTTTCCAGAATTCATTCTTTCATTCCTTGGAGCTTCCTATGGCGGCGCAATCGCCACCGCCGCTAACCCTTTTTTCACTCCGGCAGAGATTGCAAAACAAGCCGACGCGTCGAACGCCAAGCTCATAATAACACAAGCGTGTTACGTCGACAAAGTTAAGGCCTTAGCCGAAAAAAGAGACGTCAAGATCATGTGTATTGACTCCGCCCCAGACGGTTGCTTACATTTCTCTGAACTTACCCAAGCAGATGAGAACGATTTGCCGGAGGTTAAAATCAACCCGAACGACGTCGTAGCGTTGCCATACTCCTCCGGCACCACGGGGCTGCCAAAAGGAGTGATGTTAACGCACAAAGGACTCGTTACAAGCGTGGCGCAACAAGTTGATGGAGAGAATCCCAATTTGTATTTCCATTGTGAAGATGTGATTTTATGTGTGTTGCCGTTGTTTCACATCTACGCTTTGAATTCGATTTTCCTTTGCGGGCTGAGGGCCGGGGCTACCATTTTGCTCATGcagaaatttgagataaattcaCTGCTTCAACTGGTACAAAGGTACAAGATAACGGTGGCGCCGATGGTGCCGCCGATTGTTTTGGCCATCTCGAAGTCCCCGGATGTCGACAAGTATGACTTGTCGTCTATCAGAATTATAAAATCCGGAGCCGCGCCGCTGGGGAGGGAACTTGAAGATTCTGTGAGAGCCAAATTTCCCAACGCTACACTTGGTCAGGTATGCTCTTCTAATATTAGTATTCTATTATTGTACATATTCGGGTACCCGACACGGTGTCTTTACCAGCAACTTTTATACCGGGGTGCGGGTAAAGATACTGGGAGCCACTCTATCGTGTtcgtataaaatttttaaaaccgaaACTCATcttcctttttaaaacttaagttatGAAATGTTCATTAGGATGTGACTTGTGCCGGGCTTATTCAAATCGGtttgacataaatttaatttaattaagtttgagtttagacttaaaaattaatatttttaagttcaaattttaaaattattagattcatataatttataaatttaaaaaatttatacaaattaattaaaatatattgttttaattaatatatattaaaataatattattgtaatattaaattaaatttaaaattaaaattaaattaaattctttttaaataaatcaaattcaaatttaattttattaaatgagcGTCAACTAAAGCTCACCCAGTTCGGCTCTATCCCTGATATTataatactttttaatatttcactatTTCAATGAGACGAATGAGGGTATTATGGAGATTTTGTAGTTTAGGTAAGCAAGTCAATCAACTCCTCCTAACAGGGTTCACTAATCAATTTAAGAATGTCTTACTTTCACAACACGTTAAGGACAGAATTGTCAATTCGACTTGCCCTAATTTCATGATTAGGAGATTAACCTTAGTTGTCACTTCTGAAGTTACTTGTAATAATTCGTTATTAGCgatcaaattgtattttttttccttaaataatgacattattaattatgttattgagGATTTCAAGCAATGGATCATTGGAATTTGGAAAAGGGTCCATAGGAATTGAATTATGTCGGTTTATTGGAGTATTAATTTCGCATTTATTTCTGGGTTCCTGAATTTGTAGTGAACAATTTATGATCCATCAAGTCACAGCTACTATTATCGGTGATTTATGATTGTGACAGTCGGCCTGCCCCGTTTGATTTCTTACATATGACTGTACAAAGCAATATATCTTATTTGTGGGCATTTATGATACGAAagatagaaattaaaaatatttttaaaattttactactgacaattaataaatattattttgaatttccaTTAAATAGAGACAATTAAGAACCAAAATTATGTTCTCTAGATTCAAGACAAGCTGTCGATATTAGATTGACAGTTCCTCTTCAATAACGATCTTGTTAATTAAGGATtctcaaattatttattcaatggtgatttagtttttatgttttgatcTGATTTCTGATACAATGGCAGGAGGATGAatccatatatattaattaaaaattataacttaattatGTCAATTAATTGTTGTTTAGCTTCTACTTattatgcatataaaaataGGTCATAATCATGAGATCTTTAATAAGTGCTTAATCAAAGTAGGATGAGTcaacatatatacacacacacacacccatGATTAAATATTCTCAATTTTTGGTTGCTTTCAGTATTGGTCTACCATTATTGCACTAAAGAAATGGGTCCATTGGCCTGCActgtattaaattattaatgtaGATTTCCTATGTTATCTCaaaattttctgaatttttatttaataattaatataaaaaattgtacccatttggtaatttttttattctaaaacaTAATTCGTGAAGAAAAGTAATggttaaattacaaataaatttacagGGATATGGAATGACAGAGGCAGGGCCAGTTTTAGCAATGGGTTTGGCGTTTGCAAAGCAACCATTTCCAATAAAACCAGGAGCCTGTGGAACTGTTGTTAGAAATGCAGAGATGAAGATTGTCGACCCTGATACCGGCGTTTCCCTTCCTAGAAATCAGGCAGGAGAGATTTGCATTCGAGGGGATCAGATTATGAAAGGTAGGGATGTAAATACAAAATTAGTACTCTGGAATTGTTTTGGATATATCaatttgtgattaaattttattttatcttaaatttaaaatcattcataattATTTGTTACACCAAttatatatgtacacataattttattgaattattaatagtgggatgaatatttatatattaaatgttattgGAAATAGGATATTTGAATGACCCGGAGGCCACCAAGAGGACAATAGACAGTGAAGGGTGGCTGCATACCGGAGACATTGGCTACATTGATGACGATGATGAATTGTTCATCGTTGATCGAATGAAGGAGATCATCAAATACAAAGGATTCCAAGTTGCTCCTGCTGAACTTGAAGCCATGCTTCTCAGCCATCCCAGAATCAGTGACGCAGCCGTTGTCCCGTAAGTTACTGGACTAAAATCTCGGTACTGGAAGAACTattgaataatctttttttttttctttttcttgtgtGATTTACaggatgaatgatgatcaagctGGAGAGGTTCCTGTTGCATTTGTTGTCAAGGAAAATAATTCTGAAATCACTGAGGATGAAGTCAAGCAATTTATTTCCAAACAGGTCTATAGCAACATTTTACTTCATCTATAGCAGCAAACGCTATTTTCTTTGTCTAAATTAAGCTCTTTGTGATGGTGCAGGTTGTGTTTTACAAGAGAATAAATCGTGTCTTTTTTATTGATGCAATTCCAAAAGCACCATCAGGGAAGATTTTAAGAAAGGACTTGAGAGCCAAATTAGCAGCTGGCTTACCAAACTAGGCCCTTGATAATCAGATAAATGCAAAGTGCTTTTGGGGAAAAGCAATAAATTTGGCTTCAAACGAAATTAAGTTGGTTTTGGTTATGGGATTTGTTGTTGATTATATTGATATTCATATTTACTGTTGAATTTCAAGAGAAGTGATTTCTGTAAatctatgaattcaaattaaaaatctatcatTACGAAATATTATTTGACTTTGTTACGTAacatttcaaaatgataaaattatctgtatatattttttagtatatgattatatatataaatgatatgttattatatgattgaatattattttatgtttaatttaaaataatttaatcacatgatatatatcatttatatatctaagcAAACGATTTACTCtaaattttttactaataaCACATGGGTCATGTTCGGTTAGACAAATTGACACATTTATTCATTGGGTTGGATTTGGATAGAGGATTCTGGATCAAGAAGCCCATTAAAAGAATGCAACTTTATGTTGATCTCTTCTTGTTGGGCCTTATTTATTTCTAAGTGCACTAACACTACCCAAAATCCAAAGGGCAAAACTAAAATCCTTTCCCTAAAATAAATAGAACTATCTGTAACGTTACACTTTAATATTTATGGGCAATTGGACCAAACAACGacttgttataaaatatgttcttttaaaaatgatagtcATGTCAATATTCAGTCATAACCTGTTATGTCAAAATCAATACAtgtttgtaatagaaatatGACCATATATAGGCCCGGCCCATAAGATATTTCCTaggttataaattaaaattttttagcacgtcataaacttaaaaatattataatgcgtatgaaaattaaattattttatatttaaacttttactaATCCTTCTTCGTTCCTTCAAAGAGGATTATCAATTTGTATTAGGCATGTATTTTATTAAAGAGGATTATCAACTAATTTTATCACATCATTAATCTCATatcataacatatatttattatattatattaatttattattttttaagtatatatattattttttatttatattttattgaattataagatttatattagcgataattaaattatatgtcgTATCATttatctaaactcaaattttttatataataatatatatcttttaaaaataatataataaaaaaaaatttaattaatttatcatgaACACatctaaaaagttaaaattttttatatataattttattacaacttCAAActctctaaaaatatatattaatttatatagataatatgtattatattataaaatgtatattatattatataatatatatatattaaattttattaatttaaaatattttaaataatatattattttttatttatattattaaaaatatccgTGTTAGGACCATATGTCATATACAAATATCCATGTTTGTGGGGTGATGGCAGTTATCCCTCAAGAAAATAAGTACGTACGGCAGATCCAAGAGTAGATGGTGAGCTTCATTTCATCCTCACCAAACGCGTCGCTTTTATACGTTACCCGGTAAAATTTGTTCTCTGAAAATCGCATCAAAACTGACAAAATGTCAAGATCAGATCACGAACGGACGTTGGATATAGTCACACACACCCCAGAGGATTGGATTCAATCAGAACTAGTGAAAGCTAACTCTTCAGGCACAAAAGTTTACCCACTTTGCTCTTGCCTTAATGGCGGACATAACGAGAACTCTCCAACCTATCTGTAATTTCTCCTTTCTATAcctttttaaacttataattttcttttaactctCTCTTATGGCTTCTTTCATCTCCCTTTCTTCTCTTTAGTACTTGGTTTtcctttcctttgctttctgcTTGTTGGTTTGTGTATTTTGAGCTTGTGATTTTGAGGTCCCGATGACTGTTTCCATGGCTTCAGCTTCTCTGCATTTGGCTTCTCAGTTGACTTGCTGTAACAAGTTTAAAGCTTTGGATTATCCTGAGTTTATAGTTTCCTGTTACCCGTTTTGGTGATAGGCCTCTTTGCAGTTCTATTGGGAGTAGCAGGAggtattcataattttattgtaattatgcTTAGTTTGAGTTCTTGTTTGGACAATTTCGTTCTTGCTTTAGCTTTGGAAATGTTGTTGTTTATGATAGAttcaattagttttttttttttggtttttttttttttatgtggtaTTGAAATCCTTGTGTTTCATTAGATTAGTATGAATTTTCTTGTAACTGTTGATCCAGTGACTCTTATCTGTATAGAACTCTAAAGAGGATGATGACTTGTTGTAAACATGTAAAAATTAATTGTGAAAATACATCTAGATTTCACTAGCATGTGCATATGGAaggattttcctttttgttgtttaatctcaatttttgaaaattcggTACTTTGTTGTTATGAATTTACCTGGTTGGGATATGCTTAATTCACAACAATTGTTGTAAATTGACTGCTGTATCCCATATTCATTCCCCACTAGCGGATTACTGTAACTTGTTATGTGTTTGCATTATTGCTGTATGTTCTAATTTTCGCCTTGTGTACCTTTTCCAGATTGACATCTTCGGTTGCCACAATAGTTCCACAAGCCTCACTCACAGCTCTCGAGGTGTGGTTGACTTCTGTTTGTTGCTTACTGGTTTTGCATGCTAATTACTAACTTCCCCTATTTCCCGGTGGTTGTTGGATGTTGTTATTGCATTTAAGCAGGATGGAAGTAGCAGCGAGACTGACACATTTCCAACTCCTAAAGTCATAATAGATCTAGATTCTGATCCGGATGCAACAGTAGTTGAGATAACTTTTGGTGACCGTCTTGGGGCTCTTCTTGATACTGTACGAGGCCGTTTACTTGCCTGCTTAGATATTCTTTATCTCTATTGATTCTTAACCTTGCAGAATAAGAATCTTCTGCTTTtgttatatacaatttatagtatcttattatttatatacattattgACACTTGGAAAATGGGTTGCAAATATGCTCTTAAAAACCTTGGGCCGAATGTCGGTAAGGCAAATGTCTATCTGGATTCCTCTGGAAAGCAGAACAAATTTGCCATCACTAAAGTGTAAGTTTAATGATATATGTGAATCTTTGCTTGAGTCTTGGCATAATTGACTTGGTTCATATATATTATGCCTTTGGTTGTTGTTTCATATTCATTTCATTTGTTTAAATGGTTGTCAACTAGTCTATAGTTGATGAGCAAAACAAACACTTCTTGATTTAGATGCTGCATAAATAGTTATCATCATTTTGTTGTTTAGCATGTCACAATCATGAGACAATGACATCAACTTGATGCAAAGCTTATTTTATCAGCAAAGTTTTTTGCCAAAACACGTGTGATACTTGTGATAAGATTGATCAATACAAGAACTACTAGAACCCTGAATTGAATTAGCAGAAGGATGAGGAATGAGTTGAATCAGCAGTTCTTTCTATAACTTTCCTAAACTGTAATATGATTAATTCGGTCATGGAGCTTGTATGCAGTTCTACTGGTAGGAAAGTTGACGGTCTGGAGATGCTTGAAGCAATTCGTTTGACCGGTAACCTATTCAGTTCTTTCTATAAACAATCTGCTTCAGTATCACCCGGTAACCTATTTTTTGTGCTTGAGATATTACCGGGTGAAAGTCTGTGTGAAGGACTTGCCTAACTGAAACTTATTGAGTGTGAATTGGTGGTACCAGGAATCAAGTTCCCAGTTAGCAATGGGTGTAGTCTTTGGCGATGATTTACCGAAAGAGCAGGTCTTTTCAATCTCCCTGGTAGAGCATCTGCTTGCTGAACAAAGGGGTTGTATCTAGGTGTTTTTAGGTCAATGGTGCTtgaattttatgtgttttcttttgcttttgattGAAATTGGTGCCATTTTGTATGAATGTTGGCACAGCCAATAGATTATTGAGGGGAGCATTATTTCCCACCAATCTTGGCTTTCATTTTGCTTTGTTGGAATTTTTTAAGGTTGATGTGGACATAGGAACCTGCGTAAATGTCTCTGATGATTGTCCTGATTGAAGGTAATGGATGATTTTGACTTATACTCAATGTCGGGGCTTTTTATCCCACGAAACATTGGCCTTATGACAATAGTTGTCAAGACCATAGCTCAACCTTGCAATTCCTCTGTTAATAATGTAACATTATCTTGTTCATCAAAAAGAATATGGAAAATATGTGGCTCTTAccaatatgtttttttttttttggctttatcaAAGCTTGCTTTATGTAGAGACAGTGGATCACCCTGGATTATTGGTTGATCTTGTGAAGATTATCACTGACATCAATGTTGCTGTTGAATCGGGAGAGTTTGATACTGAGGTAACTATTTATAAAATcttctatattttttctattttatattagCTTAGACAGAAGTAGCAAAGAGTGTTAATAATTTGTTCTCATTAATGTTTCTGCACCAGGGGCTATTGGCTAAGGCAAAGTTTCATGTCAACTACAAGGACCGAGCCCTCATTAAGCCTCTCCAACAGGTAAATTTAGCCTTGCCCTTGAAACTTATTACAAGTGCTGACCGATATACTTAACCAGCTAGAACAGAACAAAAAGGTttatccttttcttttaaatgaaataattaatcgAAGAACtccagcaaagaaaaatattcttatgCTAAGGATCAGGATTTAGTTCCAGGACTAAACACTATGAGGTTCAAATCCTAATGTCAACAATCCATGCCCGCTGAAGAGGCTGATGCATTATTACTGATCTATGTCTGGCTTTGTAAAATTGCAGGTTCTTGCAAATTGTTTGCGATATTTTTTGAGGAGACCAACAACTGAGGAGGCAAGTTTTTGAGCTGTTTATGATCAAATTCACCATTCTAGACTCAATTGATTATTTACTCCCAATAAATATGCACAGAGAAGAATAAAATGTTGTCACCGTAACCCTTGTATAACCGATACTTATGCACAATAAATTATCGATTTCATATTATCGACGGTAGAAGAATGGTGGTGACGGAAACTGatgtttatattgaaaattctGCAATGGAATGATTTCATGTCTCCCTTCAATCATGGTGCACCGCATATGCTTGCTCCTGGGGATACTTTCTCTAGTTTTATTGGGCTGTTGATACAGTTAAACAGACTGAAATACGTCCAAATTACAGAAAACAGACTGAAATACACACATTTCAACAAGAAGTTAACAGGTATATATGGTACCAAGCATGTCTGATGCCATAAGagactaaaagaaaattaaaggtGAAGAGTGGATGAACAGAATAATGCatattgataatgaaaacaagaaaagaatgTGAACGGAATCACAAgaatacaaagataaataaataagaacaaaagAAGGCCATACCCGATGATAAAactaaaaccaaaataaataatgaaacagAAAATGACGTGAGGCGTGGAACAGGCTATGCCAAGCACAATCTACCTTGGGAAGAGAGAAAAGGATAACACTCTTTCCTTTATATAACCCGGCCATTGATCCAGTGCTAATCCATCCTCATTCTTGGGAGAATCAAAGTCACACAGAGGAAGGAGATGACAGGCTCACTTGCAAGAGGAACTCCCACTTTTAATTCCATGTTTTTCAAGTAATGCTTTTCATTGTTCCTGCAAGCAATTTGTTTCAATCTTATTCTATGAATATTTATTGGTTTTGGATGCAGTGATGCTTatgaaatgttttaaaaaataattagagcATTAGTTTGGGGAAATGGGTTACATTAATTATGGATGTCGGTAGATCAATAGACCAAGAAAAAAATGGTGGATTTCTCATTCATGATTCAACCAATTTTCTTTTGCACAAAATACCAATTAACATTGTGTGACACAGGCCAATGCTA
Above is a genomic segment from Mangifera indica cultivar Alphonso chromosome 3, CATAS_Mindica_2.1, whole genome shotgun sequence containing:
- the LOC123212452 gene encoding 4-coumarate--CoA ligase 2-like, with product MEVQAKLQDDLIVFRSKLPDIYIPNHLPLHSYCFENIAQVASRPCLINGSTGDVYTYSEVEITARKIAAGLNKLGIQQYDVIMLLLPNFPEFILSFLGASYGGAIATAANPFFTPAEIAKQADASNAKLIITQACYVDKVKALAEKRDVKIMCIDSAPDGCLHFSELTQADENDLPEVKINPNDVVALPYSSGTTGLPKGVMLTHKGLVTSVAQQVDGENPNLYFHCEDVILCVLPLFHIYALNSIFLCGLRAGATILLMQKFEINSLLQLVQRYKITVAPMVPPIVLAISKSPDVDKYDLSSIRIIKSGAAPLGRELEDSVRAKFPNATLGQGYGMTEAGPVLAMGLAFAKQPFPIKPGACGTVVRNAEMKIVDPDTGVSLPRNQAGEICIRGDQIMKGYLNDPEATKRTIDSEGWLHTGDIGYIDDDDELFIVDRMKEIIKYKGFQVAPAELEAMLLSHPRISDAAVVPMNDDQAGEVPVAFVVKENNSEITEDEVKQFISKQVVFYKRINRVFFIDAIPKAPSGKILRKDLRAKLAAGLPN
- the LOC123210904 gene encoding ACT domain-containing protein ACR11-like; translated protein: MSRSDHERTLDIVTHTPEDWIQSELVKANSSGTKFPVTRFGDRPLCSSIGSSRRLTSSVATIVPQASLTALEDGSSSETDTFPTPKVIIDLDSDPDATVVEITFGDRLGALLDTANVYLDSSGKQNKFAITKVLLYVETVDHPGLLVDLVKIITDINVAVESGEFDTEGLLAKAKFHVNYKDRALIKPLQQVLANCLRYFLRRPTTEEASF